The following coding sequences lie in one Fusarium poae strain DAOMC 252244 chromosome 1, whole genome shotgun sequence genomic window:
- a CDS encoding hypothetical protein (BUSCO:11752at5125), which yields MGDHHSSPGKKKSRSLADSESLSSVNINRNNMGCRVCRARKVKCDGRLNGCRNCERLQLECVEDDGSKSGSRRGSVPVSLRKIRTYRSCTSCRVSKTKCDGDRPRCSRCCARNLECQYDGGSAPRWARNLSKAPTSVSNDEEFESSLDASSVTGDSFRSPSLLQSRGTDAAASHRSDTRATSAVDPPIDFSDDTELSIYSWLVSSDLPSSNNIRTVVDHYFANIHPLRCFAFVHRPSFTRQLDKGFESEDERALLHIICAQGAKFYALSVNIEDHDAKAGLIRAAGNSWAQKAELLVLTNFGKISVQRLMTCILLYDFHFRLGEYTQALMLSGLAVRMAHALQLNVEFSPDILCAEANESSPPAVEKESRRRLMWACYILDAWTGSGVDQLTLLREADIKIQLPCNERNFRLRIPCVTETLGVGHVLQFLPPAIVPRRPAANMGIMAYYIRIVTLWKRVVRYVKHLNTSPPPWLPESDFAALDADLRAWGRHLPEFISYSTDTIYARLESDQLGSLVLLHCTYHHNLLDLYRISMPELFKLIKPFYFPPNQEEFLQSLQADCFYHAQQIATILAEAVQHGARYLADSLLPCFAYDSSRVMLYYIARLLDLSRPDAETIVVDAINAVESNSKILRTMAALFPLADSLATTTERWLAKIRKTFAQDEHMSDRPMQGDEESSPILSGSPVIGSPGEALGALGLARLAQGESGDIKLTDRDAWNKTGNVSPPSSKIGAGSVSGRPPNSQPEETPARSKLQHEQPVTQRTPPGATTSHMDHKAVDLSDLQNYLSWDMYGIMEMSEKGLKAGIEGNGMPSWSAM from the exons ATGGGAGATCATCACTCAAGCCCTGGGAAAAAGAAGTCTCGCAGTCTTGCCGATAGTGAGAGTCTTTCTAgcgtcaacatcaaccgCAACAATATGGGCTGTCGAGTTTGTCGTGCAAGAAAG GTCAAATGCGATGGTCGACTCAACGGCTGTCGCAATTGCGAACGTCTTCAACTCGAGTGTGTTGAGGACGACGGCTCAAAATCGGGCAGTCGGCGTGGCTCAGTCCCTGTTTCTCTGAGAAAAATCCGGACTTACCGATCTTGTACGAGCTGTCGTGTTTCAAAGACGAAATGCGACGGCGACCGCCCGAGATGTTCGCGATGCTGCGCCCGTAATTTAGAATGCCAGTACGACGGAGGTTCGGCTCCTCGCTGGGCCCGCAACCTGAGCAAGGCACCAACTTCAGTCTCCAATGACGAAGAATTCGAGTCTTCTCTGGATGCGTCGTCAGTTACTGGAGATAGCTTCAGGTCGCCTAGTCTCCTTCAATCGCGAGGCACTGATGCAGCAGCATCCCATCGTTCCGACACCAGAGCTACCAGTGCTGTCGACCCTCCCATAGATTTTTCAGACGACACTgaattatctatttattcttG GCTTGTATCATCGgatcttccatcttcaaacAATATCCGTACCGTAGTTGATCACTACTTTGCAAACATTCATCCTCTTCGTTGCTTTGCTTTTGTACATAGACCGTCATTTACTCGGCAGTTAGACAAGGGATTTGAGTCTGAGGATGAAAGAGCATTGCTACACATCATTTGCGCCCAAGGCGCCAA ATTCTATGCTCTATCCGTCAATATAGAAGACCATGACGCCAAGGCAGGCTTGATACGAGCCGCGGGCAATAGCTGGGCGCAAAAGGCCGAACTGCTAGTTCTCACCAATTTTGGCAAGATTTCAGTTCAGAGACTCATG ACGTGTATCTTGCTTTACGACTTTCACTTTAGACTAGGCGAATATACCCAAGCTCTGATGCTAAGCGGTCTCGCTGTGCGAATGGCACACGCACTGCAGCTCAACGTCGAGTTCTCACCCGACATTCTTTGCGCAGAAGCAAACGAGTCCTCTCCGCCTGCTGTCGAGAAGGAGAGCCGCCGAAGACTCATGTGGGCTTGCTACATCCTGGACGCGTGGACCGGTAGTGGTGTTGACCAATTGACACTCCTTCGCGAGGCCGATATCAAGATCCAGTTGCCGTGCAATGAGCGTAACTTCAGACTCCGAATTCCATGTGTGACTGAGACTCTCGGTGTAGGACATGTTCTGCAATTCCTACCTCCTGCTATCGTTCCACGGAGACCGGCTGCCAACATGGGTATCATGGCTTACTACATCCGAATCGTCACTCTCTGGAAACGAGTAGTCAG ATATGTCAAGCATCTGAACACGAGTCCACCTCCATGGCTTCCCGAGTCCGACTTTGCTGCTCTGGACGCTGACCTGCGAGCATGGGGTCGACACCTCCCTGAGTTTATCTCATACTCTACCGATACCATCTACGCTCGCCTTGAGTCTGATCAGCTTGGTTCGCTTGTACTGCTTCACTGCACATATCACCACAACCTTCTGGACCTCTACAGAATATCTATGCCAGAACTTTTCAAGCTAATCAAGCCCTTTTACTTCCCACCCAACCAAGAGGAGTTCTTGCAGTCTTTGCAAGCTGACTGCTTTTATCACGCACAGCAGATTGCTACCATCTTGGCAGAAGCGGTACAACATGGTGCACGATATCTGGCCGATAGCTTACTACCATGCTTCGCATATGACAGCAGTCGGGTGATGTTGTACTACATTGCAAGACTACTTGATCTTAGTAGACCTGATGCTGAGACCATTGTTGTGGATGCAATCAATGCTGTAGAAAGCAACAGTAAAATCCTGCGGACAATGGCTGCCCTGTTCCCGCTTGCTGATTCTCTT GCGACTACGACGGAGCGATGGCTAGCCAAGATTCGCAAAACTTTTGCACAAGACGAGCATATGAGCGATCGCCCTATGCAAGGCGATGAGGAGAG TTCGCCTATTCTTTCTGGAAGCCCGGTCATCGGCAGTCCTGGTGAGGCTTTGGGAGCACTTGGCTTAGCACGTCTAGCTCAAGGCGAAAGTGGCGATATCAAGTTGACGGACCGGGACGCCTGGAACAAGACTGGAAATGTAAGTCCGCCTTCCAGTAAGATAGGAGCCGGATCCGTCTCCGGGCGCCCGCCAAACAGTCAACCTGAGGAGACACCTGCGCGGTCCAAACTACAACATGAACAGCCCGTGACTCAACGAACGCCTCCTGGAGCCACGACTTCTCACATGGATCATAAAGCAGTCGATCTAAGTGACCTTCAGAATTACTTATCCTGGGATATGTATGGCATCATGGAGATGAGCGAAAAGGGTCTCAAGGCTGGCATAGAAGGTAATGGCATGCCATCATGGAGCGCAATGTGA
- a CDS encoding hypothetical protein (TransMembrane:1 (o91-113i)), translating to MKGHVCDSTSGYVNAVLFSGFDDLSESTLEVNVYPAAATASTTEASSAEASSTEASSTETSDEATSTGPTASTTDAAQEEGGGGSKNNAGAIAGGVVGGVVGLAALGLAIFFIRRRSNKKKQQQTPAEMADQNSLQPQVPYGMTPEEQQRWSTVSQSPPAWKPTDVAPNQSPQVLVEAPNESAAQVHEMDAGERSGGK from the coding sequence ATGAAAGGCCATGTTTGTGATTCAACATCTGGCTATGTAAATGCTGTGCTTTTTTCTGGGTTTGACGACTTGTCAGAATCAACCTTGGAAGTTAATGTCTACCCAGCCGCGGCTACTGCATCGACCACAGAAGCATCGAGCGCTGAAGCATCAAGCACAGAGGCATCAAGCACAGAGACCTCGGACGAAGCAACCTCGACGGGACCAACTGCGAGTACGACGGACGCAGCTCAGGAGGAGGGAGGCGGGGGAAGCAAAAACAACGCAGGTGCCATCGCGGGCGGAGTTGTTGGTGGAGTTGTCGGACTCGCTGCTCTAGGGCTTGCCATATTCTTCATTCGCCGCAGAAGCAACAAGAAGAAACAACAGCAAACACCAGCAGAGATGGCCGACCAGAACTCACTTCAACCTCAAGTTCCCTACGGAATGACGCCTGAGGAGCAGCAACGATGGAGTACAGTATCACAATCTCCTCCAGCCTGGAAACCAACCGATGTTGCCCCAAATCAATCACCCCAAGTTCTGGTGGAAGCTCCTAATGAGAGTGCGGCGCAAGTGCATGAGATGGATGCTGGTGAGAGGAGCGGTGGGAAATAA